In Syngnathus acus chromosome 21, fSynAcu1.2, whole genome shotgun sequence, one genomic interval encodes:
- the LOC119115648 gene encoding disintegrin and metalloproteinase domain-containing protein 23 isoform X2 — protein sequence MRLIFLDTLLVSILTLWLHASPASSASHSAEDKVERDAVPVKQQATAAPVSKNTGHHATEQVIAYPSRLIYYLNEDSESAYHDLDTRARSQAAEGQSIHLAQVSFQLDAFGTRFVLDLTLNNDLLSSDYVEIHYEGDKPVLSKGGEHCYYHGQVRGNDDSRVALSTCNGLHGMFDDGAYVYLIEPLQQTHSLDGAGRPHQLRRAASFQWKNESQQLAEEERLFSELDDLSWLKRRKKRAISVFEEMKYLEIMIVSDHSMYKHKTKQHTRNFAKSVVNLVDAVFKEQLQTRVVLVALEIWTDKNPIPISVRPLEMLRDFSKYRQQSIKHHADAVHLFSNVTFHYRRSSAAYFGGMCSVSRGVGVHEYGNTWSMAGSLSQSLAQNLGIQWDPASKRKECGCTDSWTGCIMEDTGVQHPRKFSKCSISDYKDFLLKGGGSCLFNRPTKLFEGNECGNGFVEVGEDCDCGARAECYKGCCKKCSLANGAHCSDGPCCNTTCLFFPRGYSCRYAVNDCDISETCSGDSGQCPPNLHKQDGYLCQVNQGRCYSGECKTRENQCRYIWGPKAGGSEKFCYEKLNTEGTEKGNCGRDGDKWIQCSKHDVFCGYLLCANIGRNPRIGTMKGEITPTSFNHQGRLIDCSGGHVLLDDETDLGYVDDGSPCGPSMMCLDHKCLSIQSLNISTCPIGPNGQVCSAHGVCNNEATCTCDTTWAGTDCSMPDPPKIPETTPTQGPKVSVATNRLIGAVAGTILALGVIFGGTGWGIENVKKRRYDPNATAI from the exons ATGCGTTTGATATTTCTGGACACTTTGCTCGTCAGCATCCTCACGCTTTGGCTTCACGCATCACCAGCGTCATCCG CTTCTCACAGTGCAGAGGACAAGGTTGAGAGGGACGCAGTGCCGGTGAAGCAACAGGCGACTGCAGCACCCGTTTCGAAAAACACAGGCCACCATGCAACCGAGCAGGTGATCGCCTACCCATCTCGCCTCATCTACTACCTAAACGAGGACTCTGAGAGTGCCTATCATGACCTGGACACGCGGGCCAGGAGCCAAGCCGCAGAGGGTCAG TCGATCCACCTTGCTCAGGTCAGCTTCCAACTCGATGCTTTCGGCACCCGATTTGTTCTGGATCTAACCTTGAACAA TGACCTGCTCTCTTCAGATTATGTTGAGATCCATTACGAGGGGGATAAACCCGTCCTATCAAAG GGCGGCGAGCACTGTTACTACCACGGGCAGGTGAGAGGCAACGATGACTCCCGCGTGGCCTTATCTACCTGCAACGGGCTGCA TGGGATGTTTGACGACGGAGCCTATGTGTATCTAATTGAGCCACTGCAACAGACTCATTCGCTC GATGGAGCTGGACGGCCTCACCAGCTCAGAAGAGCTGCCTCGTTTCAGTGGAAAAATGAGTCACAGCAACTGG CGGAGGAGGAGAGGCTCTTCTCGGAGCTGGATGACTTGTCCTGGCTGAAGCGGCGGAAAAAGCGAGCC aTATCTGTATTTGAGGAGATGAAATACTTGGAGATCATGATTGTCAGTGACCACAGTATG tacaaacacaaaaccaaGCAGCACACCAGGAATTTTGCCAAGTCTGTGGTGAATCTTGTGGATGCT GTCTTCAAAGAGCAGCTGCAAACACGTGTGGTGCTGGTTGCTTTGGAGATCTGGACGGACAAAAATCCGATTCCGATCAGCGTGCGGCCGCTGGAAATGCTGCGTGATTTTTCCAAGTACCGTCAGCAGAGCATCAAGCACCATGCAGACGCCGTACATCTCTTCTC AAATGTGACCTTTCACTATCGCAGAAGCAGCGCAGCCTACTTTGGAGGCATGTGTTCTGTGAGCCGGGGGGTTGGCGTCCATGAG TACGGCAACACCTGGTCCATGGCTGGCTCTTTATCTCAGAGCCTGGCTCAGAACCTGGGCATCCAATGGGACCCTGCATCAAAGAGAA AGGAATGCGGTTGCACTGACTCGTGGACCGGCTGCATAATGGAGGACACTGG TGTCCAACACCCTCGGAAATTCTCCAAATGCAGCATTTCCGACTACAAGGACTTTCTCCTTAAAGGCGGAGGCTCGTGTTTGTTTAATAGGCCCACAAAG TTGTTCGAGGGCAACGAGTGCGGGAACGGATTTGTGGAAGTGGGCGAAGACTGCGACTGCGGCGCGAGAGCT GAGTGCTACAAGGGATGCTGCAAAAAGTGCTCGCTGGCCAACGGGGCGCACTGCAGCGACGGCCCCTGCTGCAATACCACGTGCCTG TTCTTCCCACGAGGTTACAGTTGCCGCTATGCTGTGAATGACTGCGACATTTCAGAAACTTGCTCCGGGGACTCTGGACAG TGCCCTCCCAACCTTCATAAACAAGATGGATACCTCTGCCAGGTGAACCAG GGGCGGTGCTACAGTGGAGAGTGTAAGACCAGAGAGAACCAATGCAGATACATCTGGGGGCCAA AGGCCGGGGGCTCGGAGAAATTCTGCTACGAGAAGTTAAACACCGAAGGCACGGAGAAAGGCAACTGCGGAAGGGACGGCGACAAATGGATCCAGTGCAGCAAACA CGATGTCTTCTGTGGTTATCTCTTGTGCGCCAACATCGGCCGCAACCCCCGCATTGGAACGATGAAAGGAGAAATCACCCCCACCTCTTTCAACCATCAAGGCAGGCTGATAGACTGCAG CGGTGGGCACGTTCTTTTGGACGACGAGACCGATTTAGGCTACGTGGATGACGGGAGTCCTTGTGGGCCGTCAATGATGTGCCTTGACCACAAGTGTCTGTCCATCCAGTCGCTCAACATTAGCACTTGCCCTATCGGACCCAATGGACAAGTTTGCTCCGCCCATGGG gtGTGCAACAACGAAGCCACGTGTACTTGTGACACCACGTGGGCGGGGACAGACTGTAGTATGCCCGACCCACCTAAAATCCCCGAGACGACTCCAACTCAAGGGCCCAAGG TGAGCGTGGCCACTAACAGGCTGATAGGGGCAGTAGCAGGGACCATTCTGGCCCTGGGGGTGATTTTTGGAGGCACAGGGTGGGGAATAGa
- the LOC119115648 gene encoding disintegrin and metalloproteinase domain-containing protein 23 isoform X3, translating into MRLIFLDTLLVSILTLWLHASPASSASHSAEDKVERDAVPVKQQATAAPVSKNTGHHATEQVIAYPSRLIYYLNEDSESAYHDLDTRARSQAAEGQSIHLAQVSFQLDAFGTRFVLDLTLNNDLLSSDYVEIHYEGDKPVLSKGGEHCYYHGQVRGNDDSRVALSTCNGLHGMFDDGAYVYLIEPLQQTHSLDGAGRPHQLRRAASFQWKNESQQLAEEERLFSELDDLSWLKRRKKRAISVFEEMKYLEIMIVSDHSMYKHKTKQHTRNFAKSVVNLVDAVFKEQLQTRVVLVALEIWTDKNPIPISVRPLEMLRDFSKYRQQSIKHHADAVHLFSNVTFHYRRSSAAYFGGMCSVSRGVGVHEYGNTWSMAGSLSQSLAQNLGIQWDPASKRKECGCTDSWTGCIMEDTGVQHPRKFSKCSISDYKDFLLKGGGSCLFNRPTKLFEGNECGNGFVEVGEDCDCGARAECYKGCCKKCSLANGAHCSDGPCCNTTCLFFPRGYSCRYAVNDCDISETCSGDSGQCPPNLHKQDGYLCQVNQGRCYSGECKTRENQCRYIWGPKAGGSEKFCYEKLNTEGTEKGNCGRDGDKWIQCSKHDVFCGYLLCANIGRNPRIGTMKGEITPTSFNHQGRLIDCSGGHVLLDDETDLGYVDDGSPCGPSMMCLDHKCLSIQSLNISTCPIGPNGQVCSAHGVCNNEATCTCDTTWAGTDCSMPDPPKIPETTPTQGPKVSVATNRLIGAVAGTILALGVIFGGTGWGIES; encoded by the exons ATGCGTTTGATATTTCTGGACACTTTGCTCGTCAGCATCCTCACGCTTTGGCTTCACGCATCACCAGCGTCATCCG CTTCTCACAGTGCAGAGGACAAGGTTGAGAGGGACGCAGTGCCGGTGAAGCAACAGGCGACTGCAGCACCCGTTTCGAAAAACACAGGCCACCATGCAACCGAGCAGGTGATCGCCTACCCATCTCGCCTCATCTACTACCTAAACGAGGACTCTGAGAGTGCCTATCATGACCTGGACACGCGGGCCAGGAGCCAAGCCGCAGAGGGTCAG TCGATCCACCTTGCTCAGGTCAGCTTCCAACTCGATGCTTTCGGCACCCGATTTGTTCTGGATCTAACCTTGAACAA TGACCTGCTCTCTTCAGATTATGTTGAGATCCATTACGAGGGGGATAAACCCGTCCTATCAAAG GGCGGCGAGCACTGTTACTACCACGGGCAGGTGAGAGGCAACGATGACTCCCGCGTGGCCTTATCTACCTGCAACGGGCTGCA TGGGATGTTTGACGACGGAGCCTATGTGTATCTAATTGAGCCACTGCAACAGACTCATTCGCTC GATGGAGCTGGACGGCCTCACCAGCTCAGAAGAGCTGCCTCGTTTCAGTGGAAAAATGAGTCACAGCAACTGG CGGAGGAGGAGAGGCTCTTCTCGGAGCTGGATGACTTGTCCTGGCTGAAGCGGCGGAAAAAGCGAGCC aTATCTGTATTTGAGGAGATGAAATACTTGGAGATCATGATTGTCAGTGACCACAGTATG tacaaacacaaaaccaaGCAGCACACCAGGAATTTTGCCAAGTCTGTGGTGAATCTTGTGGATGCT GTCTTCAAAGAGCAGCTGCAAACACGTGTGGTGCTGGTTGCTTTGGAGATCTGGACGGACAAAAATCCGATTCCGATCAGCGTGCGGCCGCTGGAAATGCTGCGTGATTTTTCCAAGTACCGTCAGCAGAGCATCAAGCACCATGCAGACGCCGTACATCTCTTCTC AAATGTGACCTTTCACTATCGCAGAAGCAGCGCAGCCTACTTTGGAGGCATGTGTTCTGTGAGCCGGGGGGTTGGCGTCCATGAG TACGGCAACACCTGGTCCATGGCTGGCTCTTTATCTCAGAGCCTGGCTCAGAACCTGGGCATCCAATGGGACCCTGCATCAAAGAGAA AGGAATGCGGTTGCACTGACTCGTGGACCGGCTGCATAATGGAGGACACTGG TGTCCAACACCCTCGGAAATTCTCCAAATGCAGCATTTCCGACTACAAGGACTTTCTCCTTAAAGGCGGAGGCTCGTGTTTGTTTAATAGGCCCACAAAG TTGTTCGAGGGCAACGAGTGCGGGAACGGATTTGTGGAAGTGGGCGAAGACTGCGACTGCGGCGCGAGAGCT GAGTGCTACAAGGGATGCTGCAAAAAGTGCTCGCTGGCCAACGGGGCGCACTGCAGCGACGGCCCCTGCTGCAATACCACGTGCCTG TTCTTCCCACGAGGTTACAGTTGCCGCTATGCTGTGAATGACTGCGACATTTCAGAAACTTGCTCCGGGGACTCTGGACAG TGCCCTCCCAACCTTCATAAACAAGATGGATACCTCTGCCAGGTGAACCAG GGGCGGTGCTACAGTGGAGAGTGTAAGACCAGAGAGAACCAATGCAGATACATCTGGGGGCCAA AGGCCGGGGGCTCGGAGAAATTCTGCTACGAGAAGTTAAACACCGAAGGCACGGAGAAAGGCAACTGCGGAAGGGACGGCGACAAATGGATCCAGTGCAGCAAACA CGATGTCTTCTGTGGTTATCTCTTGTGCGCCAACATCGGCCGCAACCCCCGCATTGGAACGATGAAAGGAGAAATCACCCCCACCTCTTTCAACCATCAAGGCAGGCTGATAGACTGCAG CGGTGGGCACGTTCTTTTGGACGACGAGACCGATTTAGGCTACGTGGATGACGGGAGTCCTTGTGGGCCGTCAATGATGTGCCTTGACCACAAGTGTCTGTCCATCCAGTCGCTCAACATTAGCACTTGCCCTATCGGACCCAATGGACAAGTTTGCTCCGCCCATGGG gtGTGCAACAACGAAGCCACGTGTACTTGTGACACCACGTGGGCGGGGACAGACTGTAGTATGCCCGACCCACCTAAAATCCCCGAGACGACTCCAACTCAAGGGCCCAAGG TGAGCGTGGCCACTAACAGGCTGATAGGGGCAGTAGCAGGGACCATTCTGGCCCTGGGGGTGATTTTTGGAGGCACAGGGTGGGGAATAGa
- the LOC119115648 gene encoding disintegrin and metalloproteinase domain-containing protein 23 isoform X4, protein MRLIFLDTLLVSILTLWLHASPASSASHSAEDKVERDAVPVKQQATAAPVSKNTGHHATEQVIAYPSRLIYYLNEDSESAYHDLDTRARSQAAEGQSIHLAQVSFQLDAFGTRFVLDLTLNNDLLSSDYVEIHYEGDKPVLSKGGEHCYYHGQVRGNDDSRVALSTCNGLHGMFDDGAYVYLIEPLQQTHSLDGAGRPHQLRRAASFQWKNESQQLAEEERLFSELDDLSWLKRRKKRAISVFEEMKYLEIMIVSDHSMYKHKTKQHTRNFAKSVVNLVDAVFKEQLQTRVVLVALEIWTDKNPIPISVRPLEMLRDFSKYRQQSIKHHADAVHLFSNVTFHYRRSSAAYFGGMCSVSRGVGVHEYGNTWSMAGSLSQSLAQNLGIQWDPASKRKECGCTDSWTGCIMEDTGVQHPRKFSKCSISDYKDFLLKGGGSCLFNRPTKLFEGNECGNGFVEVGEDCDCGARAECYKGCCKKCSLANGAHCSDGPCCNTTCLFFPRGYSCRYAVNDCDISETCSGDSGQCPPNLHKQDGYLCQVNQGRCYSGECKTRENQCRYIWGPKAGGSEKFCYEKLNTEGTEKGNCGRDGDKWIQCSKHDVFCGYLLCANIGRNPRIGTMKGEITPTSFNHQGRLIDCSGGHVLLDDETDLGYVDDGSPCGPSMMCLDHKCLSIQSLNISTCPIGPNGQVCSAHGVCNNEATCTCDTTWAGTDCSMPDPPKIPETTPTQGPKEM, encoded by the exons ATGCGTTTGATATTTCTGGACACTTTGCTCGTCAGCATCCTCACGCTTTGGCTTCACGCATCACCAGCGTCATCCG CTTCTCACAGTGCAGAGGACAAGGTTGAGAGGGACGCAGTGCCGGTGAAGCAACAGGCGACTGCAGCACCCGTTTCGAAAAACACAGGCCACCATGCAACCGAGCAGGTGATCGCCTACCCATCTCGCCTCATCTACTACCTAAACGAGGACTCTGAGAGTGCCTATCATGACCTGGACACGCGGGCCAGGAGCCAAGCCGCAGAGGGTCAG TCGATCCACCTTGCTCAGGTCAGCTTCCAACTCGATGCTTTCGGCACCCGATTTGTTCTGGATCTAACCTTGAACAA TGACCTGCTCTCTTCAGATTATGTTGAGATCCATTACGAGGGGGATAAACCCGTCCTATCAAAG GGCGGCGAGCACTGTTACTACCACGGGCAGGTGAGAGGCAACGATGACTCCCGCGTGGCCTTATCTACCTGCAACGGGCTGCA TGGGATGTTTGACGACGGAGCCTATGTGTATCTAATTGAGCCACTGCAACAGACTCATTCGCTC GATGGAGCTGGACGGCCTCACCAGCTCAGAAGAGCTGCCTCGTTTCAGTGGAAAAATGAGTCACAGCAACTGG CGGAGGAGGAGAGGCTCTTCTCGGAGCTGGATGACTTGTCCTGGCTGAAGCGGCGGAAAAAGCGAGCC aTATCTGTATTTGAGGAGATGAAATACTTGGAGATCATGATTGTCAGTGACCACAGTATG tacaaacacaaaaccaaGCAGCACACCAGGAATTTTGCCAAGTCTGTGGTGAATCTTGTGGATGCT GTCTTCAAAGAGCAGCTGCAAACACGTGTGGTGCTGGTTGCTTTGGAGATCTGGACGGACAAAAATCCGATTCCGATCAGCGTGCGGCCGCTGGAAATGCTGCGTGATTTTTCCAAGTACCGTCAGCAGAGCATCAAGCACCATGCAGACGCCGTACATCTCTTCTC AAATGTGACCTTTCACTATCGCAGAAGCAGCGCAGCCTACTTTGGAGGCATGTGTTCTGTGAGCCGGGGGGTTGGCGTCCATGAG TACGGCAACACCTGGTCCATGGCTGGCTCTTTATCTCAGAGCCTGGCTCAGAACCTGGGCATCCAATGGGACCCTGCATCAAAGAGAA AGGAATGCGGTTGCACTGACTCGTGGACCGGCTGCATAATGGAGGACACTGG TGTCCAACACCCTCGGAAATTCTCCAAATGCAGCATTTCCGACTACAAGGACTTTCTCCTTAAAGGCGGAGGCTCGTGTTTGTTTAATAGGCCCACAAAG TTGTTCGAGGGCAACGAGTGCGGGAACGGATTTGTGGAAGTGGGCGAAGACTGCGACTGCGGCGCGAGAGCT GAGTGCTACAAGGGATGCTGCAAAAAGTGCTCGCTGGCCAACGGGGCGCACTGCAGCGACGGCCCCTGCTGCAATACCACGTGCCTG TTCTTCCCACGAGGTTACAGTTGCCGCTATGCTGTGAATGACTGCGACATTTCAGAAACTTGCTCCGGGGACTCTGGACAG TGCCCTCCCAACCTTCATAAACAAGATGGATACCTCTGCCAGGTGAACCAG GGGCGGTGCTACAGTGGAGAGTGTAAGACCAGAGAGAACCAATGCAGATACATCTGGGGGCCAA AGGCCGGGGGCTCGGAGAAATTCTGCTACGAGAAGTTAAACACCGAAGGCACGGAGAAAGGCAACTGCGGAAGGGACGGCGACAAATGGATCCAGTGCAGCAAACA CGATGTCTTCTGTGGTTATCTCTTGTGCGCCAACATCGGCCGCAACCCCCGCATTGGAACGATGAAAGGAGAAATCACCCCCACCTCTTTCAACCATCAAGGCAGGCTGATAGACTGCAG CGGTGGGCACGTTCTTTTGGACGACGAGACCGATTTAGGCTACGTGGATGACGGGAGTCCTTGTGGGCCGTCAATGATGTGCCTTGACCACAAGTGTCTGTCCATCCAGTCGCTCAACATTAGCACTTGCCCTATCGGACCCAATGGACAAGTTTGCTCCGCCCATGGG gtGTGCAACAACGAAGCCACGTGTACTTGTGACACCACGTGGGCGGGGACAGACTGTAGTATGCCCGACCCACCTAAAATCCCCGAGACGACTCCAACTCAAGGGCCCAAGG
- the LOC119115648 gene encoding disintegrin and metalloproteinase domain-containing protein 23 isoform X1, translating to MRLIFLDTLLVSILTLWLHASPASSASHSAEDKVERDAVPVKQQATAAPVSKNTGHHATEQVIAYPSRLIYYLNEDSESAYHDLDTRARSQAAEGQSIHLAQVSFQLDAFGTRFVLDLTLNNDLLSSDYVEIHYEGDKPVLSKGGEHCYYHGQVRGNDDSRVALSTCNGLHGMFDDGAYVYLIEPLQQTHSLDGAGRPHQLRRAASFQWKNESQQLAEEERLFSELDDLSWLKRRKKRAISVFEEMKYLEIMIVSDHSMYKHKTKQHTRNFAKSVVNLVDAVFKEQLQTRVVLVALEIWTDKNPIPISVRPLEMLRDFSKYRQQSIKHHADAVHLFSNVTFHYRRSSAAYFGGMCSVSRGVGVHEYGNTWSMAGSLSQSLAQNLGIQWDPASKRKECGCTDSWTGCIMEDTGVQHPRKFSKCSISDYKDFLLKGGGSCLFNRPTKLFEGNECGNGFVEVGEDCDCGARAECYKGCCKKCSLANGAHCSDGPCCNTTCLFFPRGYSCRYAVNDCDISETCSGDSGQCPPNLHKQDGYLCQVNQGRCYSGECKTRENQCRYIWGPKAGGSEKFCYEKLNTEGTEKGNCGRDGDKWIQCSKHDVFCGYLLCANIGRNPRIGTMKGEITPTSFNHQGRLIDCSGGHVLLDDETDLGYVDDGSPCGPSMMCLDHKCLSIQSLNISTCPIGPNGQVCSAHGVCNNEATCTCDTTWAGTDCSMPDPPKIPETTPTQGPKGPSATNLIIGSIAGAILVAAIVLGGTGWGFKNVKKRRYDPNATAI from the exons ATGCGTTTGATATTTCTGGACACTTTGCTCGTCAGCATCCTCACGCTTTGGCTTCACGCATCACCAGCGTCATCCG CTTCTCACAGTGCAGAGGACAAGGTTGAGAGGGACGCAGTGCCGGTGAAGCAACAGGCGACTGCAGCACCCGTTTCGAAAAACACAGGCCACCATGCAACCGAGCAGGTGATCGCCTACCCATCTCGCCTCATCTACTACCTAAACGAGGACTCTGAGAGTGCCTATCATGACCTGGACACGCGGGCCAGGAGCCAAGCCGCAGAGGGTCAG TCGATCCACCTTGCTCAGGTCAGCTTCCAACTCGATGCTTTCGGCACCCGATTTGTTCTGGATCTAACCTTGAACAA TGACCTGCTCTCTTCAGATTATGTTGAGATCCATTACGAGGGGGATAAACCCGTCCTATCAAAG GGCGGCGAGCACTGTTACTACCACGGGCAGGTGAGAGGCAACGATGACTCCCGCGTGGCCTTATCTACCTGCAACGGGCTGCA TGGGATGTTTGACGACGGAGCCTATGTGTATCTAATTGAGCCACTGCAACAGACTCATTCGCTC GATGGAGCTGGACGGCCTCACCAGCTCAGAAGAGCTGCCTCGTTTCAGTGGAAAAATGAGTCACAGCAACTGG CGGAGGAGGAGAGGCTCTTCTCGGAGCTGGATGACTTGTCCTGGCTGAAGCGGCGGAAAAAGCGAGCC aTATCTGTATTTGAGGAGATGAAATACTTGGAGATCATGATTGTCAGTGACCACAGTATG tacaaacacaaaaccaaGCAGCACACCAGGAATTTTGCCAAGTCTGTGGTGAATCTTGTGGATGCT GTCTTCAAAGAGCAGCTGCAAACACGTGTGGTGCTGGTTGCTTTGGAGATCTGGACGGACAAAAATCCGATTCCGATCAGCGTGCGGCCGCTGGAAATGCTGCGTGATTTTTCCAAGTACCGTCAGCAGAGCATCAAGCACCATGCAGACGCCGTACATCTCTTCTC AAATGTGACCTTTCACTATCGCAGAAGCAGCGCAGCCTACTTTGGAGGCATGTGTTCTGTGAGCCGGGGGGTTGGCGTCCATGAG TACGGCAACACCTGGTCCATGGCTGGCTCTTTATCTCAGAGCCTGGCTCAGAACCTGGGCATCCAATGGGACCCTGCATCAAAGAGAA AGGAATGCGGTTGCACTGACTCGTGGACCGGCTGCATAATGGAGGACACTGG TGTCCAACACCCTCGGAAATTCTCCAAATGCAGCATTTCCGACTACAAGGACTTTCTCCTTAAAGGCGGAGGCTCGTGTTTGTTTAATAGGCCCACAAAG TTGTTCGAGGGCAACGAGTGCGGGAACGGATTTGTGGAAGTGGGCGAAGACTGCGACTGCGGCGCGAGAGCT GAGTGCTACAAGGGATGCTGCAAAAAGTGCTCGCTGGCCAACGGGGCGCACTGCAGCGACGGCCCCTGCTGCAATACCACGTGCCTG TTCTTCCCACGAGGTTACAGTTGCCGCTATGCTGTGAATGACTGCGACATTTCAGAAACTTGCTCCGGGGACTCTGGACAG TGCCCTCCCAACCTTCATAAACAAGATGGATACCTCTGCCAGGTGAACCAG GGGCGGTGCTACAGTGGAGAGTGTAAGACCAGAGAGAACCAATGCAGATACATCTGGGGGCCAA AGGCCGGGGGCTCGGAGAAATTCTGCTACGAGAAGTTAAACACCGAAGGCACGGAGAAAGGCAACTGCGGAAGGGACGGCGACAAATGGATCCAGTGCAGCAAACA CGATGTCTTCTGTGGTTATCTCTTGTGCGCCAACATCGGCCGCAACCCCCGCATTGGAACGATGAAAGGAGAAATCACCCCCACCTCTTTCAACCATCAAGGCAGGCTGATAGACTGCAG CGGTGGGCACGTTCTTTTGGACGACGAGACCGATTTAGGCTACGTGGATGACGGGAGTCCTTGTGGGCCGTCAATGATGTGCCTTGACCACAAGTGTCTGTCCATCCAGTCGCTCAACATTAGCACTTGCCCTATCGGACCCAATGGACAAGTTTGCTCCGCCCATGGG gtGTGCAACAACGAAGCCACGTGTACTTGTGACACCACGTGGGCGGGGACAGACTGTAGTATGCCCGACCCACCTAAAATCCCCGAGACGACTCCAACTCAAGGGCCCAAGG